A single Oncorhynchus nerka isolate Pitt River linkage group LG10, Oner_Uvic_2.0, whole genome shotgun sequence DNA region contains:
- the LOC115135055 gene encoding protein FAM149B1-like isoform X5 — protein MISRYTRRPVTHSLEIRGLSRSHLDHHPLPEEVDDDFLPQHLLHDLQEAVSTYNSSETTSAASNRSDSPTVTTGNTTRAWSGIHSYTGTGISTERSSVFSWGYDEFDKAASRQVQQMFEEIDEELYEGRGGAHLLGLQDECHQWAFRFPHLRILGSQLVCPSDEGFQWYAISGKGTGTPAGTTAAGQKDSSSSKPQDKDKPGPSTDLCVQGRRAVLSRPCVAVDHPPDTPSGSRGHDRPKVIEAEGLMEEYLAFDSRDLDDEWEQGWVGAGRRRYCLPPVSPYRCRRQAALDLLFDDVWRELVGWMEELVRRHWEGYVSDDEKTAVNFSPSQSDAENPFLLLSTHPTLLPRLGQIRVPQLTGSLQPQTTKSRVSKHKSRRKSKKQKKPSTSSRVPVGAAVTHHNLNDLIVIHGIPLQQRNLGVMERAQDPEERVVVTHRPGSSVIPSSKPRPRRVLEQSSSSLSRPPQSALRRNPPPRTLLPLVPCLTQFSAAGSMEEVIRGTRLPTASDRLASPLIPLSRNTLLPPIGTEEAEPTHSGQHFRPTQRHRGLSSRAHSAVTDEAGCLLPRDRLHQLDVFSRPNTTHTYRSDTPYRRSFTVLDNIGQGRPGRESLGTDSLGIGVMGISLGISLGISSSSFLDSFIHHPLGHSPIKDEEEPDTQAPPPAVLVPVSVPARSYSRGGFTSRSSRPGL, from the exons ATGATTTCGCGATACACCAGGCGGCCGGTAACGCACAGTCTTGAGAT TCGTGGCTTATCCCGAAGCCACCTTGACCATCACCCTCTCCCAGAAGAGGTAGACGATGACTTCCTCCCCCAGCACCTCCTCCATGACCTTCAGGAAGCTGTCTCAACTTACAACAG cTCAGAGACGACGTCTGCAGCCTCTAACCGGTCAGACTCTCCAACGGTCACCACTGGAAACACAACGCGGGCCTGGTCTGGGATCCACAGCTACACAGGGACAGGCATCTCTACAGAGAGGAGCTCTGTCTTCTCCTGGGGCTATGAT gaGTTTGACAAGGCGGCTTCGCGACAGGTGCAGCAAATGTTTGAGGAGATTGATGAGGAGCTTTACGAGGGGCGGGGTGGGGCGCATCTACTGGGGCTGCAAGATGAGTGTCATCAGTGGGCATTCAGGTTCCCTCACTTACG GATTCTGGGTAGTCAGCTGGTGTGTCCCAGTGACGAGGGCTTTCAGTGGTACGCAATCTCAGGGAAGGGGACCGGGACACCCGCAGGCACCACTGCAGCTGGACAGAAGGACAGCAGTAGTAGCAAGCCCCAGGATAAGGACAAGCCCGGCCCCAGCACAGA tctgtgtgtgcaGGGGAGAAGGGCTGTGCTGTCCAGGCCCTGTGTGGCAGTTGACCACCCCCCTGATACTCCCAGTGGATCCAGAGGTCATGACAGGCCCAAGGTGATCGAGGCTGAAGGCCTGATGGAGGAGTACCTGGCCTTTGACAGCAGGGACCT GGATGATGAGTGGGAGCAGGGGTGGGTGGGGGCTGGTCGGCGGAGGTACTGCCTGCCTCCTGTGTCTCCCTATCGCTGTCGCAGACAGGCGGCCCTGGACTTGCTCTTTGACGACGTGTGGCGAGAGCTGGTTGGCTGGATGGAGGAGCTGGTCCGCAGGCATTGGGAGGGCTATGTCTCAG ATGATGAGAAGACTGCAGTGAACTTCAGCCCATCACAGTCTGATGCTGAGAATCCTTTCCTGCTTCTGTCCACACATCCCACCCTTCTCCCCAGGCTAGGCCAGATCAGGGTGCCCCAGCTAACAGGCAGCCTGCAACCCCAG ACCACAAAATCAAGGGTCTCAAAGCACAAGTCCAGACGGAAATCCAAAAAGCAGAAAAAGCCATCCACT tcCAGTCGGGTACCAGTAGGGGCAGCGGTGACGCATCACAACCTCAACGACCTCATAGTGATCCACGGCATCCCCCTGCAGCAGAGGAACCTGGGCGTGATGGAGAGAGCTCA GGATCCTGAGGAGAGGGTGGTGGTGACCCATCGGCCAGGGTCCAGTGTGATTCCGTCCAGCAAGCCCCGTCCTCGCCGGGTGCTAGAGCAGagctcctcctccctgtcccgtCCGCCCCAGTCGGCGCTACGCCGTAACCCCCCCCCACGCACCCTTCTGCCCTTGGTTCCCTGCCTGACACAGTTCAGTGCCGCCGGCTCCATGGAGGAGGTCATCCGTGGGACACGCCT ACCCACAGCCAGTGACCGCCTGGCCTCGCCTCTGATACCTCTGAGCAGGAACACACTCCTTCCCCCCATCGGGACAGAAGAAGCTGAACCCACGCACTCTGGACAGCACTTCAGACCTACTCAG CGGCATAGAGGCTTGTCCAGTCGTGCCCATAGTGCTGTTACAGATGAAGCTGGTTGTTTGCTTCCTCGGGATCGGCTTCATCAATTGGACGTATTCTCCCGTCCCAACACCACCCACACCTACAGG TCAGACACCCCTTACCGCCGCTCCTTCACGGTGCTGGACAACATTGGACAGGGGCGTCCTGGCAGAGAATCTTTGGGTACAG ACTCTTTGGGCATCGGAGTGATGGGCATCAGTCTGGGCATCAGTCTGGGTATCAGCAGTTCCTCCTTCCTGGACTCCTTCATCCACCACCCTCTGGGCCACTCCCCCATCAAGGATGAGGAGGAGCCTGACACACAAGCCCCTCCCCCAG CTGTACTGGTGCCTGTGTCAGTCCCAGCACGCTCCTACAGCCGGGGGGGCTTCACATCCCGCAGTAGCAGACCTGGGTTGTAA